The following DNA comes from Planctomycetia bacterium.
GCCCATGTGAACCATATAAGGGCGTTTGAGGCCGCTCCACGATCAGTCCAGCTGAGCTCTGTTCGGTCTCCCCATTCGCGATCCCCGCATCGCCGTACCAGGCATCCCACCGAATAGCGCCGATGATCGAGCGAATCGCCCGCGTCACCCCCTGAACAGCATGCCAACAAGACGCACACGATAGTTAGCACCGATCTCAGTTGCTGATTCTCCACAGAACGTGGGCGATCAATGGCTCGCGCCCACGGGATGAACCATCACTCAGGACGCTGTCCGCGAGTCCATTGCATCGCTTGGGTCCGTGTGCTTCTTCACAGAACCGGACACGATCCGCCGCCCTGACGCGCTCTGCCTCTCACGCAAACGTTGGCGGAACTTTGCGACATCGCCGCCACTGGCCTCCAGCAGGCGACGGCGTACCTCGTGGATTTCAGCTACCACGGGATCGGCGTAAAGGGATTCAACCGGCATCGGAAAACTCCTCAGGCGTGACGATTAGGGGCGGCGGGAAGCCTTCGGCCCTAAGTGTCTCGTACAGTGGGGGAAGCAAATCCGCATTTGCGATGTGCTTGCAGTTCCAAGTCAGTAGGTAGTCTACGCCAGCCGTGGCGGCCAAGGCGACGTGCTGAGCATCCGCCGCGGCTTTTGACGGCAGGAGATGCCTCGCGAGCAGCAGGTCGGCAAGCCGATCAGCCTCCGCAGACTCCCCAAGGAGGGGCAAGCCTTAGAGTAGACGTAGGCGATCCGCCGCTGCGGTCGGATCACCCGCCCCGGCCTCATCCAACACAAGTTGGCTGATGTAGAGGTCGAAGCCGTCGCGACGCTGCTGCCACCAGCGACGTGTGAGCTCTTGACGGGCTTGGAAAACCACGTCGGACGCCGATCGCGCGGTGAGGTAGCCGACGATCGAGGTCTCGACGTAGATCGCACTCATGACGGATCCAGATGTTTCACGGAACGGGGGCAATCAGCGGCTCGCGACCTTACGCGAACCACGCCGCTCGACTTCATCGCGATTCTGCTGCAAGGCTTTGTTCGGCATCTTATGGCCGCATGCTGGATCGCACGCAGCCAGCGAACTCTTCTCGACTCACCTCTCCGGCTGCAAGCCCCAGAATGATCCGCTCTTGCTCATCAACTCCGGCATCGAGTTCGTGACCGTTCAGGACCAGGAACATTTCCATTGCAAGATGGCCAATGCGCTTGTTGCCATCGACGAAAGGATGATTGCGGATCAAAGAAAAACCCAGGGCGGCGGCTTTAGTCGGCAAGCATGGATACAGATTGTGCCCATCGAACGTCATCTGCGGTTGAGCAACAGCCGACTCAAGGCCGCCAAGATCGCGCACGCCTTCAAGCCCGCCAGTCTGCCGGAGCACGAGGCGATGAAGCTCCAAGACCTCCTCGAGCGACAGATACCGAATCATGCGAGCCGCCGATAAAGCTCAGCATTCTTTTGCAGCAAATGATCCGCAGCTTTCTGAAACTGACCGTCAGGCCGATCGAGCAGCTGCTCAACGCGACGCCGCAAAAACTCCTCCGGCGGTAACCCGGCCTCCTCGGCCCACAGGCACAACTGGGCGGCTCGCTCGTCGGATAGCGGAATCGTGAACGTTGTCATTTGGGGGAACCCAAGGGGCGAATCGTTCGCTGTTCATCGCAGCATGCCTCATTCTACCGCGACAGGGACCGCCTGGGTAACCGCAATAGGCCCGCTCCGCTCGGCGATCACCCCCGGCGTGACACGCACATTGCTCTGGCTCTGGGCTTCCTGTTT
Coding sequences within:
- the doc gene encoding death-on-curing protein, with amino-acid sequence MIRYLSLEEVLELHRLVLRQTGGLEGVRDLGGLESAVAQPQMTFDGHNLYPCLPTKAAALGFSLIRNHPFVDGNKRIGHLAMEMFLVLNGHELDAGVDEQERIILGLAAGEVSREEFAGCVRSSMRP